The Saccharopolyspora gloriosae genome window below encodes:
- a CDS encoding flippase-like domain-containing protein, whose translation MAALVVVAAAAALVWANRHELPAAGRALRDADPAWLAVGAVVLLIWIADWVLLHLAARRVTGAGGYHEFARLLPVTLASMALNLAVKSGNVAGLAAFTLDSRRQGARDPAGQGRVTGAYLAAAQTAEVGFVVTLAAGLAVVSWDGRLERAEIVATVLFSAGLLVRVVALVAAVRSREVLRRVWTLPGRCWDRLLRRRRAARDTAAADEFYDAVAAIRTRPAAAVPAVCFAVAIDLLGAVVLWASMIAVGAGDRPLVALVAYAVSTLFGIVGVLPGGIGFVEVGAAAALASYGVPVGVSAAAVLVFRVFVFWLPLALGGLLAWRLRASPG comes from the coding sequence GTGGCTGCGCTGGTGGTGGTCGCGGCGGCCGCCGCGCTGGTGTGGGCGAACCGCCACGAGCTGCCCGCGGCGGGGCGGGCGTTGCGCGATGCCGATCCCGCGTGGCTGGCCGTGGGCGCGGTAGTGCTGCTGATCTGGATCGCGGACTGGGTGCTGCTGCACTTGGCGGCGCGGCGGGTGACGGGAGCGGGTGGCTACCACGAGTTCGCCAGGTTGCTGCCGGTCACGTTGGCGTCGATGGCGTTGAACCTGGCCGTGAAGTCCGGCAACGTCGCGGGCCTGGCCGCGTTCACGCTCGACTCCCGCAGGCAGGGGGCGCGCGATCCGGCCGGGCAGGGGCGCGTCACCGGGGCGTACCTGGCCGCCGCGCAGACGGCCGAGGTGGGTTTTGTGGTGACGCTCGCCGCGGGCCTGGCGGTGGTGTCCTGGGACGGCAGGCTGGAGCGCGCCGAGATCGTCGCGACGGTGTTGTTCTCCGCGGGATTGCTGGTCCGGGTGGTGGCGCTGGTGGCGGCGGTGCGCAGCCGCGAGGTGCTGCGCCGGGTGTGGACGTTGCCGGGCCGCTGCTGGGACCGGTTGCTGCGCCGCCGGCGCGCGGCGCGCGACACGGCGGCGGCGGACGAGTTCTACGACGCGGTGGCGGCGATCCGGACTCGGCCCGCGGCGGCGGTGCCCGCGGTGTGCTTCGCGGTGGCGATCGATCTGCTCGGCGCGGTGGTGCTGTGGGCTTCGATGATCGCGGTTGGGGCGGGGGACCGGCCGCTGGTGGCGCTGGTGGCGTACGCGGTGTCGACGTTGTTCGGCATCGTCGGCGTGCTGCCCGGCGGGATCGGGTTCGTGGAGGTGGGCGCGGCGGCGGCCTTGGCGTCCTACGGGGTGCCGGTGGGGGTGTCGGCGGCGGCGGTGCTGGTGTTCCGGGTGTTCGTGTTCTGGTTGCCGCTGGCGTTGGGCGGGCTGCTCGCGTGGCGGCTGCGCGCGTCACCCGGTTAG
- a CDS encoding DnaJ domain-containing protein codes for MRGVDYYELLGVDRSASSAEIKSAYRTLARTMHPDVGGTAGTFRLLQQAYETLNDPVRRADYDDPRDEPEPEPRPSGRDRSPSRRWVYRPGKRRDFGDDPNFTPPAPDLDPADIPWWDEVDPAERVVYLPVTAPDRTPALALAGGWVLLAATGLLVGLSGVLLGVWLAMLVSAGVVVLVLLRRLLEARRTDRLFEAENRGRVFGGTAEEEVPADEAVKQRSAELLADHLTRMPGVRIFHGIAWPGSVFADIDHAVLCGRRLVLVESKRWLPGHYEVDEDGEVWRNGHVFRGGTTRLANGVAAFEALLPEVEVRGVLLLYPNRAGEVTVGESDADAPVEPLTPEGFVREVGEWLAEEPAAVDRDAFTMVLAQVVTR; via the coding sequence GTGCGCGGGGTCGACTATTACGAGCTGCTGGGCGTGGACCGGTCGGCGTCGAGCGCCGAGATCAAGTCCGCGTACCGGACCTTGGCGCGCACCATGCACCCGGACGTCGGCGGCACCGCCGGCACGTTCCGGTTGTTGCAGCAGGCCTACGAGACCCTCAACGATCCGGTGCGCCGCGCCGACTACGACGATCCGCGGGACGAACCGGAACCGGAACCGAGGCCGTCCGGGCGTGATCGCTCGCCGTCGCGGCGCTGGGTGTACCGGCCCGGCAAGCGGCGCGACTTCGGCGACGATCCGAACTTCACCCCGCCCGCGCCGGACCTCGACCCCGCCGACATCCCCTGGTGGGACGAGGTCGATCCGGCGGAGCGGGTGGTGTACCTGCCGGTCACGGCGCCGGACCGGACTCCGGCGCTCGCGCTGGCCGGCGGCTGGGTGCTGCTGGCGGCGACGGGACTGCTGGTCGGGTTGAGCGGAGTGCTGCTCGGCGTGTGGCTGGCGATGCTGGTCTCCGCGGGGGTCGTGGTGCTGGTGCTGCTGCGCCGCCTGCTGGAGGCGCGCCGCACGGACCGGCTGTTCGAAGCCGAGAACCGGGGCCGCGTGTTCGGCGGCACCGCGGAGGAGGAGGTCCCCGCGGACGAGGCCGTCAAGCAGCGTTCCGCCGAGTTGCTCGCCGATCACCTGACCCGGATGCCGGGGGTGCGGATCTTCCACGGGATCGCCTGGCCGGGCTCGGTGTTCGCCGACATCGATCACGCGGTGCTGTGCGGGCGGCGGCTGGTGCTGGTCGAGTCGAAGCGCTGGCTGCCGGGGCACTACGAGGTCGACGAGGACGGCGAGGTGTGGCGCAACGGCCACGTGTTCCGCGGCGGCACCACCCGGCTCGCGAACGGAGTGGCGGCGTTCGAGGCGTTGCTGCCGGAGGTCGAGGTGCGCGGCGTGCTGCTGCTGTACCCGAACCGGGCGGGCGAGGTCACGGTGGGCGAATCCGATGCGGACGCGCCGGTGGAACCGCTGACCCCGGAGGGCTTCGTTCGCGAGGTGGGCGAGTGGCTCGCCGAGGAGCCGGCCGCCGTCGATCGCGACGCGTTCACGATGGTGCTGGCCCAAGTGGTGACGCGCTGA
- a CDS encoding ABC-F family ATP-binding cassette domain-containing protein: MSATLVVKELAAGHGERVLFSGLDLVVAPGDVVGLVGVNGAGKSTLLRMLGGLLSAEAGSVRLSPPTATVGHLPQEPDRIPGETVHGFLERRTGVAAAQRELDAATEALTEERPGADDEYGTALERWLALGGADLEERSASVVAELGLEVALDQPMTSLSGGQAARAGMASLLLSRYDVFLLDEPTNDLDLDGLERLERFVSELRAGTVLVSHDREFLARTVTRVVELDLAQQQVRSFGGGYAAYLEEREVARRHAREEYEEYADTRASLEARARSQRSWMEKGVKNARRKAADNDKVGRKFRSEATEKQASKARQTERLIERLDVVEEPRKEWELRMSIAAAPRSGSVVATLHGAVVHRDSMTLGPVDLQIDWADRVAITGANGAGKSTLLAALLGRLELDGGRGSLGSGVVVGEVDQARGLFFGAEALLDAFGAQVPEWPTAEVRTLLAKFGLLAAHVLRPADTLSPGERTRAALALLQARGVNLLVLDEPTNHLDLPAIEQLESALDSYEGTLLLVTHDRRMLDAVHVTRRLHIDDGRVTES, from the coding sequence ATGAGCGCCACACTCGTCGTGAAGGAGCTCGCCGCGGGTCATGGCGAGCGGGTCCTGTTCTCCGGTCTTGATCTGGTCGTCGCGCCTGGTGACGTGGTGGGGCTGGTCGGGGTGAACGGCGCGGGGAAGTCGACGTTGCTGCGGATGCTCGGCGGCTTGCTGTCCGCCGAGGCGGGGTCGGTGCGGTTGAGCCCGCCGACGGCGACGGTGGGACATCTGCCGCAGGAGCCGGATCGGATTCCCGGCGAGACGGTGCACGGGTTCTTGGAGCGGCGCACCGGGGTCGCGGCGGCGCAGCGGGAGTTGGACGCGGCGACGGAGGCGCTCACCGAGGAACGTCCCGGTGCGGACGACGAGTACGGCACGGCGTTGGAGCGGTGGCTCGCGCTGGGCGGCGCTGATCTGGAGGAGCGTTCGGCGAGCGTCGTCGCGGAACTGGGCTTGGAGGTCGCGCTCGACCAGCCGATGACGAGCTTGTCCGGTGGGCAGGCGGCGCGGGCGGGCATGGCGTCGCTGCTGCTGAGCCGCTACGACGTGTTCCTGCTCGACGAACCCACCAACGACCTGGACCTCGACGGCTTGGAGCGGTTGGAGCGGTTCGTCTCCGAGCTGCGCGCCGGAACGGTGCTGGTCAGCCACGACCGCGAGTTCCTGGCCCGCACGGTGACGCGCGTCGTGGAGCTGGACCTCGCGCAGCAGCAGGTGCGGTCGTTCGGCGGTGGTTATGCCGCGTACCTGGAGGAGCGCGAGGTGGCGCGCAGGCACGCGCGCGAGGAGTACGAGGAGTACGCGGACACGCGCGCGTCGCTGGAGGCGCGGGCGCGTTCGCAGCGGTCGTGGATGGAGAAGGGCGTGAAGAACGCCCGCCGCAAGGCCGCCGACAACGACAAGGTGGGCCGCAAGTTCCGCAGCGAGGCCACCGAGAAGCAGGCGTCGAAGGCCCGCCAGACGGAGCGGCTGATCGAGCGCCTCGACGTGGTGGAGGAGCCGCGCAAGGAGTGGGAGCTGCGGATGAGCATCGCCGCCGCGCCCCGCTCGGGTTCGGTGGTGGCGACGTTGCACGGTGCCGTGGTGCACCGGGATTCGATGACGCTGGGGCCGGTGGACCTGCAGATCGACTGGGCGGATCGGGTGGCGATCACCGGGGCGAACGGTGCGGGCAAGTCGACGTTGCTGGCGGCCCTGCTGGGCAGGCTGGAGCTCGACGGCGGGCGCGGGTCGCTCGGGTCCGGGGTCGTGGTCGGTGAGGTCGATCAGGCGCGCGGCTTGTTCTTCGGGGCGGAGGCGCTGCTGGACGCGTTCGGCGCCCAGGTCCCGGAGTGGCCGACGGCGGAGGTGCGCACGCTGCTGGCGAAGTTCGGCCTGCTCGCCGCGCACGTGCTGCGCCCGGCGGACACGCTCTCGCCCGGCGAGCGAACGCGGGCCGCGCTGGCGCTGTTGCAGGCGCGCGGCGTGAACCTGCTGGTGCTGGACGAGCCGACGAACCACTTGGACCTGCCCGCGATCGAGCAGCTGGAGTCGGCGCTCGACTCCTACGAGGGCACCCTGCTCCTGGTCACCCACGACCGCCGCATGCTCGACGCCGTGCACGTCACCCGCCGCCTGCACATCGACGACGGCCGAGTGACCGAGTCCTGA
- the ssuE gene encoding NADPH-dependent FMN reductase, which yields MSTVLVISGSPSKTSKTERVADHLARRLTAAGRQSDHLRLRTLPAEPLLGADTTAPEIAEAIQQVHRADGIVLATPTYKAAYSGLLKVFLDLLPQFGFSGKAVLPLATGGSLAHVLALDYGLRPVVSSLGARHVVQSFFLIDKHLTVTGDDLTIHEDSSGPLSDVLEQFEKALDGVPHGTVLGRTA from the coding sequence GTGTCCACCGTCCTGGTCATCTCCGGCAGCCCTTCGAAGACGTCGAAGACCGAACGCGTCGCAGACCACCTCGCCCGCAGGCTGACCGCCGCGGGCCGCCAATCCGACCACCTGCGGCTGCGCACCTTGCCCGCTGAGCCGCTGCTGGGCGCCGACACGACGGCGCCCGAGATCGCCGAGGCGATCCAGCAGGTGCACCGCGCCGACGGCATCGTGCTGGCCACGCCGACCTACAAGGCTGCGTACTCCGGGCTGCTCAAGGTGTTCCTGGACCTGCTGCCGCAGTTCGGCTTCAGCGGCAAGGCGGTGCTGCCGCTGGCCACCGGCGGCAGCTTGGCGCACGTGCTGGCGCTGGACTACGGGCTGCGCCCGGTCGTGAGCTCGCTGGGCGCGCGGCACGTGGTGCAGAGCTTCTTCCTGATCGACAAGCACCTGACGGTGACCGGCGACGACCTCACGATCCACGAGGACAGCTCCGGCCCGCTCTCGGACGTCCTGGAGCAGTTCGAGAAGGCCCTCGACGGCGTCCCCCACGGCACGGTCCTGGGGCGCACGGCGTAG
- a CDS encoding acyl-CoA desaturase — MVTTESAATRQGRSPLLTGRRGWAPQLSVYVFILVPFLALLAAVPLAWGWGLSWLDLGLAAGFYVLTILGVTVGFHRYFTHGAFRAKRGLRIALAVAGSMSVQGPVMHWVADHRRHHAFSDREGDPHSPWAFGTSPMALARGFWHAHMGWLFERDLTNRERFAPDLMADRDIVLVHRLFGPLTLLTLALPAVVGGAVTGTWWGAWTAFFWAGLVRVAFLHHVTWSVNSICHIIGERPFQSRDKAANFWPLALLSMGESWHNLHHADPTCARHGVRRGQIDISARVIWMFERFGWATHVKWPTPRRLARLSRGAED; from the coding sequence ATGGTCACCACTGAATCCGCCGCGACCCGGCAGGGGCGCTCGCCGCTGTTGACCGGGCGTCGTGGCTGGGCCCCGCAGCTGTCGGTCTACGTGTTCATCCTGGTGCCGTTCCTGGCGTTGCTGGCCGCGGTGCCGCTGGCGTGGGGCTGGGGGCTGAGCTGGCTGGACCTGGGGCTCGCGGCCGGGTTCTACGTGCTGACGATCCTCGGCGTGACGGTCGGCTTCCACCGGTACTTCACGCACGGCGCGTTCCGTGCGAAGCGCGGGCTGCGGATCGCGCTGGCGGTGGCGGGCAGCATGTCGGTGCAGGGGCCGGTGATGCACTGGGTCGCGGATCACCGCAGGCACCACGCCTTCTCCGACCGGGAGGGCGATCCGCATTCGCCGTGGGCGTTCGGCACCTCGCCGATGGCGTTGGCGCGGGGGTTCTGGCACGCGCACATGGGCTGGCTCTTCGAGCGGGACCTGACGAACCGGGAGCGGTTCGCGCCGGACCTGATGGCCGACCGCGACATCGTGCTGGTGCACCGGCTGTTCGGGCCGTTGACGTTGCTGACGTTGGCGCTGCCCGCGGTGGTCGGCGGCGCGGTGACGGGGACCTGGTGGGGCGCGTGGACGGCGTTCTTCTGGGCGGGACTGGTGCGGGTGGCGTTCCTGCACCACGTGACGTGGTCGGTGAACTCGATCTGCCACATCATCGGGGAGCGCCCGTTCCAGAGCCGGGACAAGGCGGCGAACTTCTGGCCGTTGGCGCTGCTGAGCATGGGTGAGTCCTGGCACAACCTGCACCACGCCGATCCCACGTGCGCGCGCCACGGCGTGCGGCGCGGGCAGATCGACATCTCGGCGCGGGTGATCTGGATGTTCGAGCGTTTCGGCTGGGCTACGCACGTGAAGTGGCCGACGCCGCGCAGGCTGGCCCGGTTGAGCCGGGGCGCGGAGGACTGA